ctagtgtaaatggttATTGTAAATCTTGACATTAGCTATTGGAACAATCCAGATtgaattgtaaatattaataatgggATAATTTATCAAATAATTTGCCATTATTATGTACTAATTAtagatacaattttaaaatgttttttattctgtttttgtaTAAAAGAAATGTTACATATCATAAGGCTATAAGATTATGGAGAAATGTATGTTAGGGTGCCTGGAGATGTTAGGGTGCCTGGGATGTTAGGGTGCCTGGGGATGTTAGGGTGCCTGGGGATGTTAGGGTGCCTGGAGATGTTAGGGTGCCTGGAGATGTTAGGGTGCCTGGAGATGTTAGGGTGCCTGGGATGTTAGGGTGCCTGGAGATGTTAGGGTGCCTGGAGATGTTAGGGTGCCTGGGATGTTAGGGTACCTAGGGATGGTTGGGTTGAGGGTGGGCAGGTAATACTGTAAGTGGGATGGGGCCCGAAACATATTCTGAATATTATGTGGCATATTCTTAAGACAAATCGTGGATTGAGGATGTGTGAATTGTGGGCAAGGTCAATGTTGCTCCATGACCTATGTAAACTCCACTTCTGAAAATTCTCCTGACTAAATATTTCTGCATGACCTGCTCAGAATAATGCTTGTAATATATGCTTTCTCTGTAATTATTTTAGAAGTATAATTTGAAAGAGTTGAGTTgatacaatttattttgatagcatttctgtattgtttaattttaggcAGGAAAAAGTTGTACATAATAATGAGAAGTTTAAATAATAGTCATATGAAACAAATTGTTTAgtggttttatttttgtttatatagcCAATTTCCCCTCTGCTAATTTAATCTAAGATTGACAGGCATTCTGTTCAGAGGAGGATGTGGAGTAATGGCACTGAGTGAGGCACCAACAGATTGCATGGTAAGTACTGTACAAATGTTTGCTCTTCATGCATTTCcattaattgtaataaaatatactTGTTTTCAGAACTACATACAGCAGTATCTATTGGTGACACACAGGACAGCTACCAGTTATTTAGACCAgttaagtttttaaaattacagcTTGTTTTTGCtagatataaattatatttacaaatcCCAAGTTAGTTGAATTACCAATTAATATATGGGAAAGTTCTTGGTTGGTAGTGGCCATACcaattctgaaataaaaatgaaaaattgagTAAAAAAGTGCATCTTTAAAAATTGGTGTAGCCTGTCTAAATGTGAACTGCAGTGGCATAACACACATGGCCAAgtgcccctggtttagcactcctaaagGGCCCTCCAATGCTGGATAGTTGCATAATAGACTGCTCATGTTGTGGGGCCCTGGCTTTAGCCAATGAGTGTTTATAGCCATTGCACCACCGGTGCTGTAACTTACCATTATCCAATACTATATCAAATGGTTGGTCATATTTCTCAAGGTAACTTTGTGGCGTAAAAAGCTCAGGTGATCGCAGCAAGTAACCAATAAGATCTACAATGGAAACAAAATTACTTGTTAAGAAAACTGTTGGTTCGCTGTCAAGTGTgggaaaaatgttttttttcttggtCAATGAATTTCTGCATAATTTTGATGTTAcgtataaaaaaaaccatttcaAATGGGTTAGGGTTATTCTTGAAAATAATCATTGTCATAGCTTATGTAGTGGTATTGTGGCTTAGTAGTTTGCCAGCTTACCAACAAGACGTCTCCTTGGTTTAAGTCCTGTCATAGTTTTAAATTcatagtttaaaatatatatttctgttagttctttttatttctgttagttcttttaaaaccaaattacttaattatctcaatatttattttttaaataattttgatattgaaaatgtgtgtagttggtcgctttcttgtcgatgtttttattgtagaacgtaatttatttatttttctctgttctgggttgaccaactagcataggtgtttagcacctgtttggtctttccgtgcctccttttataattgttttgtcttctttatttatgtatatggcagaaattgaataaataaaaaaaaaaataaaaaaaaatatgatttaccTTGGGGAATGAGTAAATCTGGAACTTTCTCATGTAGGGAGTCCATAATATTCCTTTGTGTTATCTGGTAAGAAACAATTATGTTAGAAAAACATTCCGGCACACATGGTATGTCTTAACTCTACAATATGGGATCATCTAGTTTTGAATAAATTCAAAACACTGACAATAGTCGCACTACGTCGTAAAGAAACACTAACTCAAAACACAGTTTtgaaaagttatttatttattttttttttatttattaaggtataaaaacatcaaattccaACCAGAGCTGAAAAGGTTGGATTACAATCATAAACTGAAAAGTTCCTCCTATGTTTGTGTACAGTGGTGTAATGTAGGGGAAAAAGGCTCCTGGTTTTGCACTTTAAGGCCTCTCATGCTCTGGGACCCCCTGAGCTCTAGCTGGACCCCCTGAGCTCTAGCTGGACCCTCTGAGCTCTAGCTGGACCCCCTGAGCTCTAGCTGGACCCCCTGAGCTCTAGCTGGACCCCTGAGCTCTAGCTGGACCCCCTGAGCTCTAGCTGGACCCCCTGAGCTCTAGCTGGACCCCCTGAGCTCTAGCTGGACCCCCTGAGCTCTAGCTGGACCCCCTGAGCTCTAGCTAGGCCCCCTGGGTTTAGCTGGTGAGtgctcatagccattacgccaCTGTTTATGTAGAAAAGTGTGTGTGTGATTGCTAAGGTACGTGTTTGGTGATAAATCTAAAATATTTCTGATTATGAACCATTACCTTTGGTTGCTTAGCAAGGTACGCCCCAAGTTTTAGTATCAACGTCAAACATTCTGGTACCTTAAACGAAACATATACAGATGCCATCATATTTGTCATGAAACATTCAATGCAAACTATAGCAAATAGACGAGGTTATTGGGAAAATTAATGGGAAAAATTAAAGTTGTCCCATTGCACATTACAAGTTCATTTTGCATACAATTTTTCTGAATCTTACAAGCTTTTCTATTGGTTCGCTTGTTTCATATTCTTCCAATCGTGAGGCAGGCAAATTTAGCACCCTGAACGACCATTGTTGAAACAGCCGATTGGATACATTGCTCGAAATGACAAGAATTTTGCTGTTGCTGATTGGACTGTCCTCTGCCTCTGTTAGTTCCTTTAAGTCCCTAATGATCGAGATGATCTCTTCGCTGCACGTTTCAACAAGATGTACAAAGTAATTTGGATAGACGAGAAGTAAGCCGGTGGCGCTGTCTCCTTGGTAGTGGTTCTGCCAGTATTTTAACTGTTTATCATAATGCACTGCAAAAAAAACACACACTATAATAGACTGTTTATTGTCAATAGACCTAGTCTACTCTAGGATATGcctattataatattgttttaaattaacttaatttaatacaaaacattcaaataaaaaaataaaaaataggccAAGCCAaggcctaaataaaaatgtaaacaaaaattaccaCAAAGATCATTCTTGTCATTGAGATTTTCTGAAAGTTTGGCAACATACACCAACCGATGCAATAACgatttctgaaaaataaaaccaatataatatttttaaagatatttgactccttttttttctaggcctaagCCCTAGCctatctactactactaggcctagccctaggttGAGTATGCCAGCGGACCTGATCCACATTGTCATTGACAGCTCCCGTTCATTCATATAACGATCTAAAAAGACAAGTTAGTATTGTATATAAAACCAACTGTAACCTTATTCAATGCCCTGTTTCTGTCTTCAATCACTTCTAAAAGATTTAGACGGGCACTTTCATACATTGAATCTGTTTTTGCATcgcccatattattatttttacactttaaaaagggaagtaaataaaacaaattgctCTATAGCCTTGACGAGCGTAATGTATCCAAGCAACACTACTTACAAAAGTTGAAGAGCTCCCTCAATtgttttaaagctcaggtacaggcaggaattttaaaaataatatctggttaattgtacataaatctaatatttgtaacagaaatcaagacgaaaaaacatgaatttcccctattatggtcaaatacaaaatttggcaaaattctgccaaaaaaactaggaagactttttttcagtagataggtagttaacataatgtaataacatgtctggtgactccctagaaggtgaaaaaagatagtggatatacggtggataatttttgctataacatgaaaataaaattctaaagttgaataaaaataccagaaatgtaaaattcaagttatattacctatatttagtcatctgataacattttttaccacaccgtttatttttcatagctttttaaaatgcctctctattttcaaaatttgtgtacaaaagaatagagattttactgtgtaatttgaactatccccccactgataagaaagtggtaattttcaaaaagcttgtgtaaacacaaataaaatcccaaaaattatgaaacataggggaaactatagatcgataattattggaatgtatgatcaatagaaattttttgcccgcacctggcctttaaaaccACACAGCCGGTCGCCGTACAAACAATCGTTTCTGGATAGATTTCACGGCAGCCTTTCAAATAAACTTAGCTTGGAGAAACGTTGCGCCCTCTATCAACCGAAGTCATCATGAAATACGATAACTTCCGGTTTGTAAGTTTCTTGGAAAACCCTGCGGTTGGTGAGCGTCCCCGTGAAATAAAACAAGTCAAGTAGGCAATTGTTAGTTCACAATCGCATGCACAGTTTTTTCTGCTTTTTTGGCAACAAAATAGCACAGTACAGTACTTACATCCGTGTTTACTTGACATGTCAATAGACAAAGTTTTCATATTCCATTATTAGAACGTTATGTATTAAAACTACTACTAAAATGGAAGAGACATTTTCACAGATAGACGAGGAATCAAGCGGATGGGCAAACGAGTTTATGGTGAGGACTCAAGGTGTCTTTCAAGCTAGTTTAGATTCGCCTTGGTTGGCTGGTGCTTTTGgttatattaggcctagctttTTATAATAGAAGTATAACATGTATAACTGCATGCAttactttttaatattaaaaataattacgtttattattacataaattgtttataaaaatggAATTGATCATATTctataaatttacaatttaacattttaggCCTTACTTAAATTATAATAtggttttcaattttttttaatagttaaaacaaaaacaagtataGATAGGCCTATTCTATTTTAATTGAACAAAAAATACAGAACTACTATATTTACAAGATTGGAAGATTGGAGTGAAGTGAATTGCTCTGTTTCAACTATGTAATTTAAcagttgtttaataatatttaatatggaTGGAATATGTTCCATTTGATCGTCTACAGTATATTGCCATTTCCTTCGCTCCACCGTACCAAAACAAAAGCTCGCTCGCTATTGTACATAACATCTCTCCACTACTAATTTTAAATTAGGGAGTGTAATCAATTAACCAACGTGGTTTATAAACTTCACGTCTAGGTCTATTTTTATCAAATGTATGTACAACAGTATCTTTCTGTTTCTGTGTGGTTAGATCATTTGTTAGGTATTTAGCATTCCAGATCTTTCCATCATCTAGCTCATATGTAGCATTACTaacaattcttttaattttaccTCCAGTATAGAACTTATTACTTGATTTATCAACATGTCTCGGATTCTTAATTCGTACTGAATCTCCAACTTTAAATTGTGGTTTCCTCACATTTTTCTTATCATCGTAATACTTCTTACTTTTACTTTGGAACTCTTTACCTCAGTATTTTTAATTCCATTTTGGTAACCATCTGTAGGTCTTACATTTAGTGTTAGTAATTAATTTACGCTTATGTAAAAGTTCTGCAGGAGATATGCCTGTAACAGCATGAGGTGTAGATCGATAGATCATGAGAAATTCTAACATGGCCTCATTCCAattcttattattttcattgGCCATTTGAAtggtatgtttaattgttttattcattctttCAACTAATCCATTACTTTTAGGATAGTACAATGATGTTATAATGTGTTTAATACCTCTCtcctttaaataattttcaaactCTATGGATACAAATGGTTTCCCATTATCGGATACCAACTCATTTGGTAATCCTTCTCTTGGAAATATCTGGTCTAGAAAATTACATACAAATGTAGATGTAATATCATTAGTAAAAGAAACTTCTGGCCATTTACTGAAATAGTCAACTAGCACAATAGCATATCTACACTTTCTAGGTCCCTTTTCAAATGGGCCTATTATATCAATAGCAACTTTTTGCCATGCATGTTCTGGTAACGCAATTGGTTGTAATGGCGCATTGTAAGTTTTAGCCGTCTTATCACTATTTTGACACGGTTCACAATTCTTAATTTTATCTTCTACTTTACGATCTGTAGCAGGAAACCAGTATAGTTCTCTAATCCTGTTTTTAGTTCGTACAATACCTTGATGTGCAGTATGTGCTtcatcaattattttatattgcaaTGATTTTGGGATTACCAGTCTCTCCCCCCTCATAATTAAATCATCATTTAAACACAATTCATCTTTTACAAAGTAGTAAGGTTTTAATTCctcatttaacattttcttacTTGGCCATGCAGTTTTAATATACTTCTTAAGTAATGTTGACACATGATCAGTATTTGTTTCCTTAATTAACTCTTGTTTTGTAATGCAAGTGTTAGCATCCAATATATAACTTAATACATATTCATCACTATTATCAACAGAAGGATTATTTTCTGTTATGGGGAGTCTACTTAAAGCATCGGCAACAGCATTATTTTGCCCTGTAACATATTCAATCACATAATCTAAATTAAGTAGCCCATCTAGCAATTCGTATGGTTTTATGACCTGTAGCACATGAACTTAGCAATTTCAAATTAGCTTTGTGGTCAGTACGTAATGTAAATTTGTTACCCCATAAGTAATTAACCCATTTTTTACACGCATATACACAAGCTAATGCTTCTGTCTCTCCCGTTGAATAATTACGCTCTGCACTTGTTAATGTACGGGATGTAAATGCAATAGGAATTTCAATGTTATCTTTAATTTGACTTAGCACACCACCTATTCCGTAATCTGAACTATCAGTGGTAACAATCACTGGTAATTTGGGGTCAAACAAATTCAATGCAGTACTTTTAGCAATACAATTCTTTAATTTATCAAATGCGGCTTGTTGTTCAGTACCCCACACAAACGCATTTTCTTTCCTTAGCAAATACCTTAATGGTTCTGATGTAGTCGCATAATTTGGTACAAATTTTGCATATTATCCAAACATTCCCAAAGCAGTTCTCAATTCAGAGATGTTGTTTGGAATGTTTGCCTCGATTATGGCTTTTACGTGGTCATTATCAGGTTGAAGTCCTGAAGCCGAAATTGTATGACCTACGTATGAAATTTGTTTCACTCTAAATTGGCATTTATCAAGGTTTAGCGTTAACCCTGCCTTTTGTATTTAAGGTGCAACATTGTATAGTCCATATTAATAGATATAAATGTTGATGTTCATCTTTACCAAAGACAACAATATCGTCAAGATAGCAACGTACCCCCTTTTCATTCATTAGGATTGAACTCACTGTTTTCTGAAATGCAGATGGTGCGGAAGCAAGACCAAAACATACTCTCTTATAACGGTAAAGGCCTTTATGTGTAATAAAACCAGTTAAATCCCTACTTTCTTTATGTAATGTTAATTGATAGTACGCAGATCTAAGATCTAACGTAGAAAATACAGTAGCACCATGCAATGAATTGAATAATTCTGAAATATCGGGTAAAGGAAATTGGTCTACTACAAGTTCTTTGTTAACTTCTCTTAAATCTATACAAATACGTACATCACCAGATTTGTTACCTACTACCACAATTAGACTTTAATTTTCTCTATAATTCCTTGGCTTTCTAACCTATCAAGTTCTTTAGCAACTTTGTCTCTTACCGTAAATGGTAAGCTTTGTAATTTCTGTATTTTAGGTGTACAGTGTTTGTGGACCATAACTTTATGTACGAAATCCTTCGTGAGTCCCACATTCCCATTGAACAATCTGGGATAGTTCTTTTTCAGTTCTTGTTTGTATTCAGCATCATCAGTTGTAGCAACTTGGACGCAAGCAATTTGTCCTTTCACAATGTTAATATTTAGGTTGCTAATTAAGTCCATCCCGAGAATAGGCGATCCTTTTTCTACGATGTAAATCTTCGCGTGCACTTTATTCTCTGGCTCACTTGTAAGCGTAACCGGGTAAATTCACAAATCCATGCACATGTATCGGTTCCTTGGAGTAGCTCATCAGTTTGATTGACGCCTTTTGTAGAGCTTCGTTGACAAAATATCGATTATAGATTCTTTTGGGTAGAATTGTAACTGGTGAACCAGTATCTATGGTCATGTTCACTTTTGCTGAATGACCTATCAATACGTCAGTGCGTAATTTTCTGTTAACCATCATATTAACAGACATGGTTTCAtcaatattttcaatttcaacacTTCTGCAAACACTAGCAAAATGTCCTATCTTACGGCATTTATTGCATTTAGCTTTCTTTGCCTTGCATTTGACATCATCGGCTTTGTGCGATTTCGAACCAAAACGAAAACAGTACTCACTGGATTTGTATTTTGCTGGCTGTTGTTTAGGTTTGTAATTACTCTTTCGTATCTGCTCAACAGATACTGGTAGTTCAGCTTTACCTATTATTTGGCATTCTTTAACTAATGGCGTTAAAGACATAATTCCTTGagtgacaaacaaatattgccgtacggacacacaaacacattgccatatgaacaaattgccgtatggttaaattggcgtaaggacaaaaattggcgtaaggacaaaaattggcgtaagga
This region of Antedon mediterranea chromosome 8, ecAntMedi1.1, whole genome shotgun sequence genomic DNA includes:
- the LOC140056154 gene encoding testis-expressed protein 47-like encodes the protein MGDAKTDSMYESARLNLLEVIEDRNRALNKKSLLHRLVYVAKLSENLNDKNDLCVHYDKQLKYWQNHYQGDSATGLLLVYPNYFVHLVETCSEEIISIIRDLKELTEAEDSPISNSKILVISSNVSNRLFQQWSFRVLNLPASRLEEYETSEPIEKLVPECLTLILKLGAYLAKQPKITQRNIMDSLHEKVPDLLIPQDLIGYLLRSPELFTPQSYLEKYDQPFDIVLDNELVWPLPTKNFPIY